A part of Lacinutrix sp. 5H-3-7-4 genomic DNA contains:
- a CDS encoding DUF1304 domain-containing protein, whose amino-acid sequence MNILIIIFSLLVAFLHYYFLALEMFLWTKPRTIKAFGLKNEAFAKDTKVLAANQGLYNGFMASGIVFAILSKNSSTLIFFITCIIIAGLYGAYSTGKIKLFYIQSIPAIITLIIILIN is encoded by the coding sequence ATGAATATACTAATAATAATCTTCTCTCTTCTTGTCGCTTTTTTGCATTATTATTTTTTAGCACTTGAAATGTTTTTATGGACCAAGCCAAGAACAATAAAAGCCTTTGGATTAAAAAACGAAGCCTTTGCCAAAGACACTAAAGTGCTTGCTGCTAACCAAGGGCTTTATAATGGTTTCATGGCTTCCGGAATTGTTTTTGCAATACTATCTAAAAATAGTAGTACACTAATATTTTTTATAACCTGCATTATTATTGCCGGTTTGTATGGCGCTTACTCTACAGGAAAAATAAAATTATTTTACATACAATCTATTCCTGCAATAATTACATTAATAATTATATTAATAAACTAA
- a CDS encoding thioredoxin domain-containing protein translates to MIHKYTNDLINETSPYLLQHAHNPIHWKAWNSNTLELAKKENKLIIISVGYAACHWCHVMEHESFENEDVAIVMNSNFINIKIDREERPDIDQVYMNAVQLMTGSGGWPMNVVALPDGRPVWGGTYFKKEQWVNALNQISDLYKKNPDKLYEYATKLAKGIKAMDLIKPNTNEPKFDTTFLKEIIADWSVYFDTNKGGIGKEPKFMMPNNYQFLLRYGYQKQDKKILDFVNTTLTKMAYGGIYDQIGGGFSRYSVDDKWHVPHFEKMLYDNAQLVSLYAEAFALTKNELYENVVIETLEFIKRELTGTNGIFYSSLDADSLTEDNVLEEGAYYVWKKEELQTLLKDDFKLFSTYYNVNNYGYWEHKNYVLIRDKNDLKFTNQENITLEKLKEKKKRWKSILLKEREKRNLPRLDDKTLTSWNALMLKGYVDAYRVLQDENYLDCAIKNAEFILNNQLKEDGSLYHNYKNGASSINGFLEDYATTIDAFLALYQVTSTIKWLDNAKALTDYCFDTFFDTESQLFFFTSNQDKKLIVQTIEYRDNVIPASNSIMANCLYMLSHFYNNNYYLKTSKNMLNNIKPEIHQYGSAFSNWMSLMLNFTEPFYEVAITGDKANIKVKDLNKEYLPNKIVACSERNNNLPLLHNRYVENKTLIYVCVNNTCKLPVINTNEAINQLKTN, encoded by the coding sequence ATGATACACAAATATACTAATGACCTTATTAACGAAACAAGTCCATATTTGCTTCAGCATGCACATAATCCTATACATTGGAAAGCTTGGAATTCTAACACATTAGAGCTTGCTAAAAAAGAAAATAAACTTATAATTATAAGCGTTGGTTATGCTGCTTGCCATTGGTGTCACGTTATGGAGCATGAGAGTTTTGAAAACGAAGATGTCGCTATAGTAATGAATTCAAATTTTATTAATATTAAAATTGATAGAGAAGAACGACCAGACATAGACCAAGTATATATGAATGCTGTTCAATTAATGACAGGTAGTGGTGGATGGCCAATGAATGTAGTTGCCCTGCCCGATGGAAGGCCTGTTTGGGGCGGAACATATTTTAAAAAAGAACAATGGGTTAATGCCTTAAATCAAATTTCAGATTTATATAAAAAAAATCCTGACAAACTTTATGAGTATGCTACCAAATTAGCGAAAGGCATTAAAGCTATGGATTTAATAAAACCTAATACTAATGAACCAAAATTTGATACCACATTTTTAAAAGAAATAATAGCAGATTGGTCTGTATATTTTGATACCAATAAAGGAGGAATAGGAAAGGAACCAAAGTTTATGATGCCAAATAATTATCAATTTTTATTACGATATGGTTATCAAAAACAAGATAAGAAGATTCTAGATTTTGTAAATACTACACTAACAAAAATGGCTTATGGAGGAATTTACGACCAAATTGGTGGTGGTTTTTCTAGATATTCTGTAGACGACAAATGGCATGTACCTCATTTTGAAAAAATGTTATACGATAATGCACAACTAGTAAGCCTATATGCAGAAGCGTTTGCTTTAACCAAAAACGAATTATACGAAAATGTAGTAATTGAAACACTAGAGTTTATAAAAAGAGAATTAACAGGAACAAACGGTATATTTTATTCGTCATTAGATGCAGATAGCTTAACTGAAGATAATGTTTTAGAAGAAGGCGCCTATTATGTATGGAAGAAAGAAGAATTACAAACACTTTTAAAAGACGATTTTAAATTATTTTCCACCTATTATAATGTAAATAATTATGGCTATTGGGAACATAAAAACTATGTACTTATTAGAGATAAAAATGATCTAAAATTCACTAACCAAGAGAATATAACATTAGAAAAATTAAAAGAAAAAAAGAAACGCTGGAAATCTATTTTACTTAAAGAAAGAGAAAAAAGGAACCTACCAAGATTAGATGATAAAACATTAACATCTTGGAATGCTTTAATGCTTAAAGGTTATGTAGATGCTTATCGCGTTTTACAAGATGAAAACTATTTAGATTGCGCCATAAAAAATGCCGAATTTATATTAAACAATCAATTAAAAGAAGACGGTTCGCTTTACCATAATTATAAAAACGGAGCATCTAGTATAAATGGTTTTTTAGAAGATTATGCAACAACTATTGATGCTTTTTTAGCTTTATACCAAGTTACCTCAACAATTAAATGGTTAGACAATGCTAAGGCACTTACAGATTATTGTTTTGATACTTTTTTTGATACCGAAAGTCAACTCTTTTTCTTTACCTCTAATCAAGACAAAAAACTAATTGTACAAACAATAGAATATAGAGACAATGTAATTCCTGCTAGTAATTCAATTATGGCAAACTGCCTTTATATGTTATCGCATTTCTACAATAACAACTACTATTTAAAGACATCTAAAAACATGCTAAATAACATTAAACCAGAAATACATCAATACGGTTCGGCTTTTTCTAATTGGATGAGTTTAATGCTAAACTTTACAGAGCCCTTTTACGAAGTAGCCATTACAGGAGATAAAGCTAATATTAAAGTGAAAGATTTAAATAAAGAGTATTTACCTAACAAAATAGTAGCATGTAGTGAAAGAAATAATAACTTACCTTTATTACATAACAGGTACGTAGAAAATAAAACACTTATTTATGTATGTGTTAATAACACTTGTAAATTACCAGTTATAAATACAAACGAAGCCATTAACCAATTAAAAACAAATTAA